In Clarias gariepinus isolate MV-2021 ecotype Netherlands chromosome 1, CGAR_prim_01v2, whole genome shotgun sequence, one DNA window encodes the following:
- the si:dkey-165a24.9 gene encoding probable G-protein coupled receptor 132: MIKKIQTSPLWTNESCTLTFTGPCTPSKDSHIGRCKDQHTHCNATAAGAVKAWQREQLNVQTFKCLSNGKVIEIMFMNVTNGSCNIPLETDRVGLTYIYSLSFSLGLPANLLSLWGLYQLGRSSGGGTQLVYILNLLLSDLLQLLTLPLWILYLQRAHRWPFGPIACQLVGYAFYVNIYASIAFLCLIALDRCLAIVYPLSSRCVRKVRLSVLSGLAVWTLVFLFCLTGLYPSVFEPQEGLCLEQYPVTPRYAYFKIATVILGFLMPCSILGCTSARIGITLRNSPSISDHERNKIVGTLTVITIIFIVVFGPYHMVGGYRVVALLLTEDQCALERSIYLRYRICYGLTSLNTLLDPLFYIFLCQNARLELQRSLPCLPYPRRSEGP; encoded by the exons ATGATCAAAAAAATTCAGACAAGCCCCTTATGGACGAATGAATCATGCACTCTGACTTTCACAGGTCCTTGCACACCAAGCAAAGACTCTCATATAGGCAGATGTAAG gatcaacacacacactgcaacgcAACAGCAGCTGGAGCGGTTAAGGCTTGGCAGCGTGAACAGCTAAATGTTCAAACCTTCAAATGTCTTTCAAATGGGAAAGTCATAGAAATCATGTTTATGA ACGTGACAAATGGAAGCTGCAACATTCCACTGGAGACAGATCGGGTTGGACTAACCTACATCTACagcctgtctttctctctcggCTTGCCAGCGAATCTACTTTCGCTGTGGGGACTTTACCAGCTGGGCCGCTCGAGCGGAGGTGGTACTCAGCTGGTTTATATACTCAACCTCCTGCTGTCAGATCTTCTTCAGTTGCTCACCTTGCCTCTGTGGATCCTCTACCTACAGAGAGCTCATCGCTGGCCCTTTGGCCCCATCGCCTGTCAGTTGGTGGGCTATGCTTTCTACGTGAACATCTATGCGAGCATCGCCTTTCTATGTCTTATAGCACTGGACCGCTGTCTGGCCATTGTGTACCCATTAAGCAGCCGTTGTGTGAGGAAGGTACGGTTGTCCGTGTTGTCTGGATTGGCCGTCTGGACTCTTGTGTTCCTGTTCTGTCTAACTGGTCTCTACCCATCTGTATTTGAGCCCCAGGAGGGTTTATGTCTGGAGCAGTATCCCGTCACACCAAGATACGCTTACTTTAAAATAGCCACGGTGATACTGGGCTTCCTGATGCCATGCTCTATACTCGG CTGCACGTCTGCCCGAATCGGGATAACACTCCGCAACTCGCCCTCCATCTCTGATCATGAGCGCAACAAAATTGTGGGCACCCTAACAGTCATCACCATCATCTTCATCGTGGTCTTCGGCCCCTATCACATGGTGGGCGGTTATAGAGTCGTCGCGCTGCTTCTAACTGAAGACCAGTGTGCACTGGAACGCTCTATCTACCTGCGCTACAGAATCTGCTACGGATTAACCAGTCTTAATACACTGTTAGATCCACTCTTCTACATTTTTCTTTGTCAGAATGCACGTCTTGAGCTCCAAAGATCTCTCCCCTGTCTACCATATCCGCGCAGGTCAGAGGGCCCGTGA
- the ugt5g1 gene encoding UDP glucuronosyltransferase 5 family, polypeptide G1, translating to MNQLLILPCLLLATYYCNGGRILVFPEDGSHWVNMQVILKELHAHGHDITVVRSSRSWYIQNSSPLYKFINVNLTNIEDGSSRLFETLLERSLALRRMTPILRFFEQQKDLKTMLEIFHGGALSIISTMLDDSALMGKLKDAKFDLMLTDPAFPAGVLLAHYLHLPMVYNVRWLNIGDAHMAIAPSTPSYVPMVNSLFSDRMDFLQRTENILRYMSSILQEQFVILPIYNELLKRHFPPGADLLTMQRSAEIWLMRVDFIFEFPRPSMPNVVYIGGFQCRPAEPILTELEEFMQSSGEHGVVVMSLGVMVTALPKPITEAIAAAFAKLPQKIIWRYVGEPPSSLGNNTLLLKWLPQNNLLGHPKTCAFVSHGGTNGIYEAIYHGIPVLLLPLLFDQFDNAIRLETRGAARVLQVTTLTSEEFLKALKDVIKNPSYKSNMQKLSELHRDQPIPPLDSATFWIEYVIRHKGAQHLHSEGSRLPWYSYHNLDVVGFLTAIVLAVLWALLYSVKFLCCMSNRKQKVE from the coding sequence ATGAATCAACTGCTCATCCTCCCCTGCCTACTTTTGGCAACTTACTATTGCAATGGTGGCAGAATCTTAGTGTTTCCAGAAGATGGCAGCCACTGGGTAAATATGCAGGTCATACTCAAGGAGTTGCATGCCCATGGCCATGATATAACCGTGGTACGATCGTCCAGGAGCTGGTACATCCAGAACAGTTCTCCTCTCTACAAATTCATTAATGTTAACCTCACTAACATAGAAGATGGAAGCTCGAGGTTATTTGAGACCTTGTTAGAGCGGTCACTAGCTTTACGTAGGATGACACCCATCCTGCGCTTTTTTGAACAGCAGAAGGATCTAAAGACTATGTTAGAGATATTCCACGGTGGAGCGCTTAGCATCATTTCTACCATGTTAGATGACTCAGCACTGATGGGAAAACTAAAAGATGCTAAGTTTGACCTAATGCTCACTGATCCTGCTTTCCCTGCTGGGGTTCTGTTGGCCCACTATCTCCATTTACCCATGGTGTATAACGTGCGCTGGCTCAATATAGGAGATGCACACATGGCCATTGCTCCATCTACTCCATCTTATGTTCCCATGGTTAACTCATTGTTCAGTGACAGAATGGACTTCCTACAAAGGACTGAAAATATCCTTCGATATATGTCTAGTATCCTTCAGGAGCAATTTGTTATTCTCCCCATTTATAATGAATTGCTTAAGAGGCACTTTCCACCAGGAGCAGATCTTCTCACCATGCAGCGGTCAGCAGAAATTTGGTTGATGCGTGTTGACTTTATTTTTGAGTTCCCACGCCCTAGTATGCCTAATGTAGTCTACATAGGTGGCTTTCAGTGTCGGCCAGCTGAACCCATTCTTACAGAGCTGGAGGAGTTTATGCAGAGTTCTGGTGAGCACGGTGTGGTGGTCATGTCCCTGGGAGTCATGGTTACTGCCCTTCCCAAACCAATCACAGAAGCCATTGCAGCTGCCTTTGCTAAGCTACCTCAAAAAATCATATGGAGATATGTAGGTGAGCCACCTTCATCTCTGGGTAACAACACTTTGCTTCTTAAATGGCTTCCTCAGAATAATCTTTTGGGGCACCCCAAAACATGTGCATTTGTGTCTCATGGTGGCACCAATGGCATTTATGAGGCTATCTATCATGGAATTCCTGTGTTGCTTCTGCCACTTCTCTTTGATCAGTTTGACAATGCAATTCGACTGGAAACCCGAGGTGCAGCCCGTGTGCTCCAGGTCACCACACTGACTTCTGAAGAATTCCTTAAAGCCCTCAAGGATGTTATTAAAAATCCATCTTACAAAAGCAACATGCAGAAACTCTCAGAGCTTCATCGCGATCAACCCATTCCTCCACTAGACAGTGCCACGTTCTGGATTGAGTATGTCATAAGACACAAAGGAGCTCAACACCTGCACTCAGAAGGAAGCAGGCTTCCATGGTATTCCTACCACAATCTAGATGTGGTAGGGTTTCTGACAGCCATTGTTTTAGCTGTACTCTGGGCCTTATTATATAGTGTTAAATTCCTTTGCTGTATGTCAAACAGAAAGCAAAAGGTTGAGTGA